A region of the Clostridium sp. AN503 genome:
TTTCAAGGGCTTTCATGCAGGGCTCCATAAACTGGAGCCCATTATAATTTGGAATAATAATTGTCGCCTTTTTCATCATACCTCCAGCTTGTACGGCTCCCCGATCTTTTCTTTCAAAAGGTCCCGCAGCGCAAAATTGGACTTGCGCAGAGTCAGATTCGGGTTATAATAGGGATCTCCATCCTGCAGGATATCCGGCCATCTGCGGGCAAAAATGGCGATCTCCCGGTTGAACCGAGCCACCTTTTCCGGAGTGTCCTCAAGCCCTCGGGACTTGGATTCGTAGTGGTACATGGTCGCGTAGGGCGCATAGACCACCAGCTTCCCGGCAGCGCGCACCTTCATGCAGTAATCAATGTCATTGAAGGCCACCGCCAGCTCCTCCGTAAAACCGCCCACTGTGCGGAACACTTCCGCCTTTGTCATCATGCAGGCCGCCGTGACGGCGCTGTAATCCTGGGCACACATGGCCCGGTGAAAATAGCTGTTCTCCGCCTCGTGAAGCCCGATGAAAGTGTGCCCGGCGATCCCGCCGAAGCCCACGACCACGCCTGCATGCTGGATCGTGTCGTCCTGATACAGAAGCCTTGCGCCTACAATGCCGACGTCTGCCCGCTGGCAGAACCCCAGCATTTCCTCAAATATGCCCGGCGCAATGATCTCCGTATCGTTGTTGAGGAACAGCAGATACTCGCCTTTTGCAAAGGTCGCCCCGAAATTGTTGATAGCGGAATAATTGAACTCCCGCTCCCATTTGACCACATGCACCTGGGGAAATTCCTGCTGGATCTTTTCATAATAGGAAAAGGTCTCCTTCTCGGTGCTGTTGTTTTCCACCACCACAAACTCCAGGTTTTTATACGTAGCCCGCTCCAGAATGGAGCGGATGCAAAGATCCAGGTCCCCGGTATGGTCTTTATTGGGGATCACCACAGAGATGAGCGGTTCCCCCTGGATTTTAAAGGTCGTGTGGTAGATACCGTAATCCACGCCCTTCTCCACCTTCTCCGCCTGGATCCCGCACCGCTCATAATGAGCCATGACCGCCCTTGCCCCGGCCTCAAACGCATAAAGCTTGCTCTCCGGGTTGCTGGCCGTGGATTCCTGATGGCAGCGCCAATGGTACAGCACCTTGGGAATATGATGGATCTCCGCAGCCGCTTCCGTACACCGGAAGATGAAATCATAGTCCTGCGCCCCGTCAAATTCCTGGCGGAAGCCGCCCACCTTTTTCAAAAGGTCACGTTTGACCACGAACAGATGGCAGATATAATTGACGCTGGTCAGCAGATCCCCATTGAAATCCGGCTTAAAATGCGGGTCAAACAGCGCCCCGCCGTCCATATCCAGCTTGTCCTCATCGGAATAGATCACATCACAGGCCGGATGATCGTTGATCGCCGCCGCCACCTCAAAGAGCGCATGCTCCGGCAGGGTATCGTCATGGTCCGCCAGCACGATAAAATCACCCTTTGCCATCCTAAGGGCAGCATTGGTATTGCCTGCGATCCCCAGATTCTCGCCCAGATTCTCATAGCGGAACCGGGCATCCTTCTGGGCATACTGCTTCATGACCTTCTCTACGATCTTCCCTTCCCCCGCCGGGCTTCCGTTCGCCACGCACACCTCAAAATGCTTATAGGTCTGGGCCTGGATGGAGTCCAGCATTTCCCGCAGGTATTTCTCCGGGGTCTTGTACGCCGGGATCACGATGGAGAGCAGAGGTTCATAAGAAAACACCATCTCCCGCTGCCTGGCAAGCTCCTCCTCGGTGGGTTTGGTGAGATCATACCACTCGCCATAATCATAATCATTGTCCAGCCCCTGCAGCTTATGCCTGGATTTTAAAATAAGGGCCTTCAGGCCGTGTTTTTTTCCAAACTCCGCCGCCACGCGGACCGTTTCCATATTCATTAAGTCTCTGATCTTCTCAAGACGCTTGTGGGCGACGCTGGCCCGTTTGCCGATCAGCTCTTCATTGTATTTCACGCGGGCGGTCTTCCCGTCACAGGTGATGCACAGCCAGTAATCCTCGCCCCGGGTGTAGGGGAATCGGATATCAAACCCGTAATCCCGGTCATATACCTTCTTATAGTAGATCTGGCTCACATCGTCCCTGCGGGTGGACACCAGCTTAAACTCCACCGGTTTCTTCTTCGCATCCAGCACCGCAAATTCCGCCCTGGACTCCGGAGTCTTTCCGATCACCCATCCATTCAGCTCTATGGAATTTTCCCGTATTCTTACCACATCGATCTTATATTTCATCTGATCTTATCCTTCTTCTCCGGTTTTTTCAAAATTCAGCCGTTCTTCTTCTACCACAAGAGGGCGTTTCATGACCCGCTGGTTGATGGACAGCACATACTCTCCCACGACGCCGATAAAAAATATCTGAACGGAGCCGAGGAACAGCATACCGATCAGCATGGGCGCCATGCCTGCAGGGAAACGGTCCCACCAGATCAGCTTCATGACCAGGTAGGCTATAGCCACGATCATGCTGAAAAATGCGCTGATCCCGCCGATCAAAGTCGCCAGACGCAGGCCTACCTTTGTGTAGGAGGTGATGCTGAGCATAGCGGCGTCATAAAG
Encoded here:
- a CDS encoding glycosyltransferase family 2 protein — encoded protein: MKYKIDVVRIRENSIELNGWVIGKTPESRAEFAVLDAKKKPVEFKLVSTRRDDVSQIYYKKVYDRDYGFDIRFPYTRGEDYWLCITCDGKTARVKYNEELIGKRASVAHKRLEKIRDLMNMETVRVAAEFGKKHGLKALILKSRHKLQGLDNDYDYGEWYDLTKPTEEELARQREMVFSYEPLLSIVIPAYKTPEKYLREMLDSIQAQTYKHFEVCVANGSPAGEGKIVEKVMKQYAQKDARFRYENLGENLGIAGNTNAALRMAKGDFIVLADHDDTLPEHALFEVAAAINDHPACDVIYSDEDKLDMDGGALFDPHFKPDFNGDLLTSVNYICHLFVVKRDLLKKVGGFRQEFDGAQDYDFIFRCTEAAAEIHHIPKVLYHWRCHQESTASNPESKLYAFEAGARAVMAHYERCGIQAEKVEKGVDYGIYHTTFKIQGEPLISVVIPNKDHTGDLDLCIRSILERATYKNLEFVVVENNSTEKETFSYYEKIQQEFPQVHVVKWEREFNYSAINNFGATFAKGEYLLFLNNDTEIIAPGIFEEMLGFCQRADVGIVGARLLYQDDTIQHAGVVVGFGGIAGHTFIGLHEAENSYFHRAMCAQDYSAVTAACMMTKAEVFRTVGGFTEELAVAFNDIDYCMKVRAAGKLVVYAPYATMYHYESKSRGLEDTPEKVARFNREIAIFARRWPDILQDGDPYYNPNLTLRKSNFALRDLLKEKIGEPYKLEV